From a region of the Deinococcus metallilatus genome:
- a CDS encoding glycoside hydrolase family 38 C-terminal domain-containing protein, translating into MTSAPLHVHVVCTTHWDREWYLSAERFRFRLVRTMDAVLALLEAHPNYRFTLDGQAIVLEDYLEIRPEREAELRRHLASGRLRAGPWYVQPDEFLVSDEALRRNLDLGMALVRRLGGQPVMAGYLPDAFGHLANLPAVLRSRGIGAAIFTRGPDPQVAALGDLFCWRAPGGEAVVAHRQPIGYGLTLSEDPQAARAQLRAALGALQAEARGHELLLQLGSDHSRPQPFVPELIGAVGAPFTFSDHDAYLAAVRAEHLTLPVYQGELRSGARHPLLSGTLSARLYLKRRNFALDDRLRFTAEPLLARAAPSGGAPPEAYLRRAWTLLVRNHPHDSICGCSVDEVHDEMEVRFQQAEGIAEELERDALARLAGSPDAGRLLVLNPHAGAFLDTELLLARAEVAGGAARVGGQPAQLGAVRSALVSTLAGPASELPQWLEQLEDRHPVRWLSWTVAGTHLRAEVDEGPRAPDCPAPDALLAEAIAHGVRTVELRVYQTRARLTTALAGTAPAQALDLAAASDLPAEGAGTARLLGAHLVVEVDHQDGTLRVTERKTGRVWPGLHALHDVGDRGDTYTFSATPEAPIRARLLSAEVAERGPVRQSLDLVYELRLPEGLTPERDARSPATVSLLVRTRVALWAAARHVEFSTSFTNTARDHRLRVHFPGPGRGSLADSAGVTVSRPDLRPSADTVNWAEQPADAHPLTHWAAKQDPAGSWGVAARGLSEYGHADGLSLTLVRAVGWLSRDDLPERPSQAGPPYSVPGAQCLRALTAEYAWFPAFAAAEQLNAAALAYAHPPRAWLVPARPSPPPPP; encoded by the coding sequence GTGACCTCCGCCCCGCTGCACGTTCACGTCGTCTGTACCACCCACTGGGACCGCGAGTGGTACCTCAGCGCCGAGCGCTTCCGCTTCCGGCTGGTGCGGACCATGGACGCGGTGCTCGCCCTGCTGGAGGCCCACCCCAACTACCGCTTCACGCTCGACGGGCAGGCCATCGTGCTGGAGGACTACCTGGAGATTCGCCCCGAGCGTGAGGCGGAGTTGCGCCGCCACCTCGCCTCCGGGCGGCTGCGGGCGGGGCCGTGGTACGTGCAGCCTGACGAATTTCTGGTGAGCGACGAGGCGCTGCGGCGCAACCTCGACCTCGGCATGGCGCTCGTGCGCCGCCTCGGTGGCCAGCCGGTGATGGCGGGATACCTGCCCGACGCCTTCGGGCACCTCGCCAATCTGCCCGCGGTGCTGCGGAGCCGGGGCATCGGCGCGGCCATCTTCACGCGCGGCCCGGACCCCCAGGTCGCCGCCCTCGGCGACTTGTTCTGCTGGCGCGCGCCGGGCGGCGAGGCGGTCGTGGCGCACCGGCAGCCCATCGGCTACGGCCTGACCCTCTCGGAAGACCCGCAGGCGGCGCGGGCGCAACTCCGGGCGGCGCTGGGCGCACTCCAGGCCGAGGCGCGCGGCCACGAGCTGCTGTTGCAACTCGGCTCGGACCACAGCCGCCCGCAGCCCTTCGTGCCGGAGCTGATCGGGGCGGTCGGGGCGCCCTTCACGTTCTCCGACCACGACGCCTACCTCGCCGCCGTGCGCGCGGAGCACCTGACGCTGCCCGTCTACCAGGGCGAGTTGCGCAGCGGCGCGCGTCACCCGCTGCTGAGCGGCACGCTCTCGGCGCGGCTGTACCTGAAGCGCCGCAACTTCGCCCTCGATGACCGGCTGCGCTTCACGGCCGAGCCGCTGCTCGCCCGCGCCGCCCCCTCCGGCGGGGCACCCCCGGAAGCGTACCTGCGCCGCGCCTGGACGCTGCTGGTGCGCAACCACCCCCACGACAGCATCTGCGGGTGCAGCGTGGATGAGGTTCACGACGAGATGGAGGTGCGCTTTCAGCAGGCCGAGGGCATCGCCGAGGAGCTGGAGCGCGACGCCCTCGCGCGGCTGGCCGGGAGCCCTGACGCGGGCCGCCTGCTGGTGCTGAACCCGCACGCGGGCGCCTTCCTCGACACCGAGCTGCTGCTGGCGCGCGCCGAGGTCGCCGGGGGGGCCGCGCGGGTGGGGGGGCAGCCCGCCCAGCTCGGGGCGGTCCGCTCGGCGCTGGTGAGCACCCTCGCCGGTCCCGCCAGCGAGCTGCCCCAGTGGCTGGAGCAACTGGAGGACCGCCATCCGGTGCGCTGGCTGAGCTGGACCGTCGCGGGCACCCACCTGCGGGCCGAGGTGGACGAGGGGCCGCGCGCCCCGGACTGCCCCGCCCCCGACGCGCTGCTCGCCGAGGCCATCGCGCACGGTGTGCGGACGGTGGAGCTGCGGGTCTACCAGACCCGCGCGCGGCTCACTACGGCGCTCGCCGGGACGGCCCCCGCGCAGGCGCTCGACCTCGCGGCGGCCTCCGACCTCCCCGCCGAGGGGGCCGGGACGGCCAGGCTGCTGGGGGCGCATCTCGTGGTCGAGGTGGACCACCAGGACGGCACCCTGCGCGTCACCGAGCGCAAAACGGGCCGCGTCTGGCCGGGGCTGCACGCGCTGCACGACGTGGGCGACCGGGGCGACACCTACACCTTCAGTGCCACCCCTGAAGCGCCGATCCGTGCGCGGCTGCTGAGCGCCGAGGTGGCCGAGCGCGGCCCGGTGCGTCAGAGCCTGGACCTTGTCTACGAACTCCGGCTGCCCGAGGGCCTCACGCCCGAACGCGACGCGCGCAGTCCCGCGACCGTGAGCCTGCTCGTCCGCACCCGCGTGGCACTGTGGGCCGCGGCGCGGCATGTGGAGTTCAGCACGAGCTTCACCAACACGGCGCGCGACCACCGCCTGCGCGTCCACTTTCCGGGACCGGGTCGCGGCAGCCTGGCCGACAGCGCGGGCGTGACGGTGAGCCGCCCCGACCTGCGGCCCAGCGCCGATACCGTCAACTGGGCGGAACAACCTGCCGACGCGCATCCGCTCACGCACTGGGCGGCCAAGCAGGACCCGGCGGGAAGCTGGGGGGTGGCGGCGCGTGGCCTCAGCGAGTACGGGCATGCCGACGGGCTGAGCCTCACGCTCGTCCGGGCGGTCGGCTGGCTGTCGCGTGACGACCTTCCGGAACGCCCCAGCCAGGCCGGTCCCCCCTACTCGGTGCCCGGCGCGCAGTGCCTGCGTGCCCTGACGGCCGAGTACGCCTGGTTTCCCGCCTTTGCGGCGGCCGAGCAACTGAACGCGGCCGCGCTGGCCTATGCCCACCCCCCGCGCGCCTGGCTGGTACCGGCCAGACCGAGCCCGCCCCCACCACCCTGA
- a CDS encoding MFS transporter: MFTALTLPNFRRLWLGEVISLIGDRALLLALPYFLYQETGSTLATALLALAYYLPGLLFSSFAGVLADRWDRQHLLVYTHLIQGLVMMLLLLAPRPGLVWVAYVVTFVELTVSTLSTPVAGALLPSLVPPEDLMKANAALSLGTTGARLVGPLIGGVLIASLGIPGVVLFDAASFVVAALSFLRLQGSAPAAPDLPIQAASLLHTWRDLGREWREGLSVIRRSPVILTLMAVLSVTSLGGTLVDPFYTPFLISVLHADARTIGLLSTLGGLGALLGSAASAWLSGRVPPRALIAFGTLLVGSLMLRMYSGSSLPLMFALVPLLGVPMVISNVALATMLQTVTPDAYRGRVYGALGTTNALVGVLATATAGLIGPQVGTVRMLVIAACITLLGGLVALVFLPARTEEPAVDAGRSPPAG, from the coding sequence ATGTTCACCGCGCTGACCCTTCCCAACTTCCGCCGGCTCTGGCTCGGCGAGGTGATCTCCCTCATCGGGGACCGTGCTTTGCTGCTCGCCCTGCCGTACTTCCTGTACCAGGAGACGGGCTCCACCCTCGCCACAGCCCTGCTCGCCCTGGCCTACTACCTGCCGGGCCTGCTGTTTAGCTCATTTGCGGGCGTGCTCGCGGACCGCTGGGACCGCCAGCACCTGCTGGTGTACACGCACCTGATCCAGGGGCTTGTGATGATGCTACTGCTGCTCGCTCCGCGGCCCGGCCTGGTGTGGGTCGCGTACGTGGTCACCTTCGTGGAGCTGACCGTCAGTACGCTGTCCACCCCGGTCGCGGGCGCCCTGCTCCCGTCCCTCGTCCCCCCGGAGGACCTGATGAAGGCCAACGCGGCGCTGTCCCTGGGCACGACGGGCGCGCGCTTAGTGGGCCCGCTGATCGGAGGCGTCCTCATCGCCAGCCTTGGCATTCCCGGTGTCGTGCTCTTTGATGCGGCGTCGTTCGTCGTCGCGGCCCTGAGCTTCCTGCGCCTCCAGGGATCGGCGCCCGCTGCGCCGGACCTCCCCATCCAGGCCGCCTCCCTGCTGCACACCTGGCGGGACCTGGGCCGCGAATGGCGCGAGGGGCTGAGCGTCATCCGGCGCAGCCCGGTCATCCTGACCCTGATGGCGGTCCTGAGCGTCACGAGTCTGGGCGGCACGCTGGTCGACCCGTTCTATACGCCGTTCCTGATCTCCGTCCTGCACGCCGACGCTCGGACCATCGGCCTGCTCAGCACCCTGGGTGGCCTCGGCGCGCTCCTGGGAAGCGCCGCGTCCGCCTGGCTGAGTGGGCGGGTTCCCCCACGCGCCCTGATCGCGTTCGGGACGCTCCTCGTCGGCAGCTTGATGCTGCGGATGTACAGCGGGTCGTCCCTGCCCCTCATGTTCGCCCTGGTGCCGCTCCTGGGTGTGCCGATGGTGATCTCGAACGTCGCCCTGGCAACCATGCTTCAGACGGTGACCCCGGACGCCTACCGGGGCCGGGTGTACGGCGCCCTGGGGACGACCAACGCCCTTGTGGGGGTGCTGGCCACGGCGACAGCGGGCCTGATCGGGCCACAGGTGGGGACCGTGCGGATGCTCGTCATCGCCGCGTGCATCACGCTGCTTGGGGGACTGGTGGCGCTCGTGTTCCTACCCGCCCGAACGGAAGAACCCGCCGTGGACGCCGGGCGGAGTCCACCGGCGGGCTGA
- a CDS encoding ArsR/SmtB family transcription factor, which translates to MTRDDSPRVWQRLDDPEAARILADAQARRYFEPFIWRERRVTDVAAELGVTKNAMLYQVNKLLRLGLLEVTRTQPRGGRAIRYYRSSSPGYFVPFASTSAESIHALYESSLDNTRRSVLSLLTRAWSTLAEDPRWFGLYTYGDEEGLKSHALLPVRPASPARGMQPWLLQDDVPAVWDNTAPLYLSKASAKRLQRDLHDLHVKYQALQEDATGEVYVLRLTLAPVLESG; encoded by the coding sequence ATGACACGGGACGATTCACCCAGGGTATGGCAACGCCTGGACGACCCCGAGGCAGCACGAATCCTCGCGGACGCGCAGGCACGGCGATACTTCGAGCCGTTCATCTGGCGGGAGCGGCGGGTGACCGACGTGGCTGCGGAGCTGGGCGTCACGAAGAACGCCATGCTGTACCAGGTGAACAAGCTGCTCCGCCTGGGCCTGCTGGAAGTGACCCGCACTCAGCCGCGGGGCGGACGGGCCATTCGGTATTACCGGTCCTCGTCGCCGGGCTACTTCGTGCCGTTCGCCTCGACTTCGGCCGAGTCCATTCATGCGCTGTACGAATCCTCCCTGGACAACACGCGCCGCTCGGTCCTGTCGCTGCTGACACGGGCATGGAGCACCCTGGCCGAGGACCCCCGGTGGTTCGGGCTGTACACGTACGGTGATGAGGAGGGCCTCAAGAGTCACGCGCTCCTGCCGGTGCGGCCCGCTTCGCCAGCACGCGGGATGCAGCCGTGGCTGCTGCAAGACGACGTGCCCGCCGTGTGGGACAATACAGCGCCCCTATACCTCTCCAAAGCGAGTGCCAAGCGGCTCCAGCGTGACCTGCATGACCTGCATGTGAAATATCAGGCCTTGCAGGAGGACGCGACTGGGGAGGTGTACGTCCTGCGTCTCACGCTGGCCCCTGTCCTCGAGAGTGGTTAG
- a CDS encoding MliC family protein, which yields MNKCRAALLLALGFASPASAGGGGGLHARYVCAGNIRIQATYAGPHARVVVGGRVLEMNQAASGSGARYVGAGYTWWINGRTAELYRGESLGAITSLHQCQEG from the coding sequence ATGAACAAGTGCCGCGCCGCCCTGCTGCTCGCCCTCGGTTTCGCTTCCCCCGCGTCGGCGGGTGGAGGGGGTGGCCTCCACGCACGCTACGTCTGCGCCGGGAACATTCGCATTCAGGCCACCTATGCTGGCCCGCACGCCCGGGTGGTGGTCGGCGGGCGGGTGCTGGAGATGAATCAGGCCGCCTCCGGCTCGGGAGCCCGCTACGTGGGAGCGGGGTACACTTGGTGGATCAACGGCCGGACCGCCGAACTTTACCGGGGTGAGTCCCTGGGGGCGATCACGTCCCTGCACCAGTGCCAGGAGGGCTGA
- a CDS encoding MFS transporter, with translation MAGPRIGDLAGLLMLTLPRLRAQRREVERSTLADVRDGTARLWRDAPIRFALLMELVAAVAGALILVVTVVRVQGGLNLGVGEAQYGWVMALYGLGATVASLAVGAAGRRVPRTAFILVGALLTSLAILPADVVSLAPLMALWLVAGVGQNWVNLPTETLLAERTEEAAQGRVYGAHFAWSHLWWAFSYPVASFLSARFADHAFLYGGLLALVILAAVVVASRGAVGPAVNPTSSTD, from the coding sequence GTGGCTGGCCCCCGAATCGGAGATCTGGCGGGTCTGCTGATGCTCACCCTGCCCAGGCTGCGGGCGCAGCGGAGGGAAGTGGAGCGCAGCACCCTCGCGGACGTGCGGGACGGCACGGCGCGGTTGTGGCGGGATGCGCCGATCCGCTTCGCGCTCTTGATGGAACTGGTAGCCGCCGTCGCGGGCGCGCTGATTCTGGTGGTGACAGTGGTGCGGGTGCAGGGGGGGCTGAACCTGGGGGTGGGGGAGGCGCAGTACGGCTGGGTGATGGCGCTCTACGGCCTGGGGGCCACGGTCGCCTCGCTCGCGGTGGGGGCGGCAGGAAGGCGCGTGCCGAGGACGGCCTTCATCCTGGTGGGGGCGCTGCTCACGTCGCTGGCGATCCTGCCCGCGGACGTGGTGTCGCTGGCGCCGTTGATGGCGCTGTGGCTGGTGGCGGGGGTCGGGCAGAACTGGGTGAACCTGCCGACCGAGACGCTGCTCGCCGAGCGCACCGAGGAGGCCGCACAGGGGCGGGTGTATGGGGCGCACTTCGCGTGGAGTCACCTGTGGTGGGCCTTCTCCTACCCGGTGGCGAGCTTCCTGAGCGCGCGGTTTGCGGATCATGCCTTCCTGTACGGTGGCCTGCTGGCGCTGGTGATCTTGGCCGCCGTGGTTGTGGCCTCCCGTGGCGCGGTGGGTCCTGCGGTCAATCCGACCTCCTCCACAGATTGA
- a CDS encoding hydantoinase/oxoprolinase family protein: MTTDAAAPSLPVRIGIDVGGTFTKGVALDPGGGILAVSHVPTTHRHRLGVAAGVLEALRALLRDLPGEASPVLVAHSTTQATNALLEGDTALVGILALGEARDERRIQNLTRPPAGLRALQAFVATDAPEFDARVQAVLDGWRDQQVGAVAASQAFGVDDADFERRAGELARAAGFPVSLGSELSGAYGLEMRTLSATVNASILPTMVRTARHVRDAVCELLPHVPLLIVRGDGGAADLRAFEETPLHTVVSGPAASLGGAILAHGVMDGVFFEVGGTSTNIGVIKDGQPALKYMTVMDVPTGLRAADIRIAGVAGGSLVRLRGRRIEDVGPRSAHIAGLAYASFTPLGRLADAQIELVAPSPGDPADYAVLRTPEGTRFAITPTCAANALGAIPEGGYAHAQPDSARLALGLLGQHLGASMEAAAQAVLEASAEKLTHTVQGLVREYGLRGTPLYGGGGAASVLGPVVARRLKVPFVPIPHSDVISSIGAALAVIRVERERSVTRQDPTVADLLEREVGDEAVRLGADPASLRVETEYSAREGRLRAVATGAHPLSARTRPLDADELQQQARQVLGDQAHLVFGGTHHTLFVASRIRRGLLRRVEQHAALVLDGRGVRLLRFEDAQVLTGRPHEALERLRALLSGRAVAPHVAALTASRLRDYAHLHDPVLLLRQLAENLRLESQVALIVEQ, encoded by the coding sequence TTGACGACTGACGCCGCAGCGCCCAGCCTGCCTGTTCGTATCGGTATCGATGTGGGCGGCACCTTCACCAAGGGGGTCGCCCTCGACCCCGGTGGCGGCATCCTGGCGGTGTCCCACGTGCCCACCACCCACCGCCACCGGCTGGGTGTGGCGGCAGGGGTGCTCGAAGCTCTGCGCGCCCTCCTGCGCGACCTGCCGGGGGAAGCGTCACCCGTTCTGGTCGCACACTCGACCACCCAGGCCACGAATGCCCTGCTGGAGGGGGACACGGCCCTCGTCGGCATCCTCGCCCTGGGGGAGGCCCGCGACGAACGCCGCATCCAGAACCTCACCCGTCCCCCAGCAGGCTTGCGCGCCCTCCAGGCGTTTGTAGCGACCGACGCGCCGGAGTTCGACGCCCGGGTGCAGGCGGTGCTTGATGGCTGGCGTGATCAGCAGGTCGGCGCCGTTGCCGCGTCGCAGGCCTTCGGGGTGGACGACGCCGATTTCGAGCGGCGCGCTGGGGAACTCGCTCGGGCTGCGGGCTTTCCGGTGAGTCTGGGAAGTGAGCTGTCCGGTGCCTACGGGCTGGAGATGCGCACCCTGTCCGCCACCGTGAATGCCAGCATCCTCCCCACGATGGTCCGCACGGCGCGGCACGTGCGGGATGCCGTGTGCGAACTCCTGCCGCACGTGCCGCTCCTGATCGTGCGCGGGGACGGGGGTGCGGCCGACCTGCGCGCCTTTGAGGAGACGCCGCTGCATACCGTGGTGAGCGGTCCCGCGGCGAGCCTCGGCGGGGCCATTCTCGCGCACGGCGTGATGGACGGCGTGTTCTTCGAGGTGGGCGGCACCAGCACGAACATCGGCGTGATCAAGGACGGCCAGCCCGCCCTGAAGTACATGACCGTGATGGACGTGCCCACCGGCTTGCGCGCGGCAGACATCCGCATCGCGGGGGTGGCCGGGGGCAGCCTCGTCCGCCTGCGCGGGCGGCGGATCGAGGACGTCGGGCCGAGGAGTGCCCATATCGCGGGCCTCGCGTACGCGAGCTTCACACCGCTGGGTCGGCTCGCGGACGCCCAGATTGAACTGGTCGCCCCCAGCCCTGGCGATCCCGCCGACTACGCGGTGCTCCGGACGCCCGAAGGGACGCGCTTTGCCATCACCCCCACCTGCGCCGCGAACGCCCTGGGCGCGATTCCGGAAGGGGGGTACGCACACGCGCAGCCGGACAGCGCCCGCCTCGCGCTGGGGCTGCTCGGGCAGCACCTCGGGGCGAGCATGGAAGCGGCGGCGCAGGCGGTGCTGGAGGCCAGCGCGGAGAAGCTCACGCACACCGTGCAGGGCCTCGTGCGCGAGTACGGGTTGCGCGGCACGCCCCTGTATGGCGGGGGCGGCGCGGCCAGCGTGCTCGGTCCGGTGGTCGCCCGCCGCCTGAAGGTGCCCTTCGTTCCGATTCCGCATAGTGACGTGATCTCGTCCATCGGGGCGGCCCTCGCCGTCATCCGGGTGGAACGTGAGCGCAGTGTCACCCGCCAGGACCCCACCGTCGCGGACCTGCTCGAACGCGAGGTGGGCGACGAGGCGGTGCGGCTCGGGGCGGACCCCGCCTCGCTGCGGGTCGAAACCGAGTACAGCGCCCGCGAGGGCCGCCTGCGGGCCGTGGCGACCGGCGCCCATCCCCTGAGTGCCCGCACCCGTCCCCTCGACGCGGACGAGTTACAGCAGCAGGCCCGGCAGGTGCTGGGCGATCAGGCACACCTGGTGTTCGGTGGGACCCACCACACGCTGTTCGTCGCCTCCCGTATCCGGCGCGGACTGCTGCGCCGCGTCGAACAGCACGCGGCCCTCGTGCTTGATGGGCGGGGCGTGCGGCTGCTGCGCTTCGAGGACGCGCAGGTCCTCACCGGCCGCCCTCATGAGGCGCTGGAACGGTTGCGGGCCCTGCTCTCCGGGCGAGCGGTCGCGCCGCACGTCGCGGCCCTGACCGCCTCCCGGCTGCGGGACTACGCGCACCTGCACGACCCGGTGTTGCTGCTGCGGCAACTCGCGGAGAACCTCCGCCTGGAGAGCCAGGTGGCCCTCATCGTCGAGCAGTGA
- a CDS encoding FTR1 family iron permease, with amino-acid sequence MRRFLVLLVALLGVALAAPGQVDVTAELRTAHDLVAQSLREYASGKSGDAFKTARSAYLDHFEYAEPPLRVLNPDLILEMEYRFADLRNGMKSGASLGELRAIAGDIDDSLRKAESIVNGTGVLAPTLAATGGFTILFREGLEAALLMAAILAYLASTRNDRLRGGVWWGAGAALAATAVTWFAATYLLSIAPISRELISAITSVIAVVVLFSLSFWMLQQSDRKRSAEFMRARVSQAVQSGSLGAVALVTFTTIYREGFETVLFYQALAVASGPVLGYMYLGIALAAVALVAVFALIFRLGRRLPTQRLFPVLVTVTALFAVAFVGNGVRAFQEAGWLPVTNLYGKVPTLDPNVAALTGLHPTLETLAAQLLLVLVYVVGFVLFRLRGQRRPEREAHT; translated from the coding sequence ATGAGGCGCTTCCTCGTCCTGCTGGTGGCCCTGCTGGGCGTGGCCCTTGCCGCGCCAGGACAGGTGGACGTGACGGCCGAACTCCGCACGGCGCACGACCTCGTGGCCCAGAGCCTGCGCGAGTACGCCTCAGGCAAGAGCGGGGACGCCTTCAAGACCGCCCGCTCGGCGTACCTCGATCACTTTGAGTATGCCGAGCCGCCCCTGCGCGTCCTGAACCCCGACCTGATTCTCGAGATGGAGTACCGCTTCGCGGACCTGCGCAACGGCATGAAGAGCGGGGCGAGCCTGGGCGAGCTGCGCGCCATTGCGGGCGACATCGACGACAGCCTGCGCAAGGCCGAGAGCATCGTGAACGGAACAGGTGTTCTCGCACCCACCCTGGCCGCCACGGGCGGCTTCACGATCCTGTTCCGGGAAGGCCTGGAGGCGGCGCTGCTGATGGCGGCGATTCTCGCGTATCTCGCCAGCACCCGGAATGATCGCCTGCGGGGCGGCGTGTGGTGGGGGGCGGGCGCGGCCCTCGCCGCCACCGCCGTCACGTGGTTTGCCGCCACCTACCTGCTCTCCATCGCGCCCATCTCGCGCGAGCTGATCAGCGCCATCACGAGCGTCATCGCGGTGGTGGTCCTGTTCTCCCTGTCGTTCTGGATGCTCCAGCAGAGCGACCGCAAGCGTAGCGCGGAGTTCATGCGGGCGCGCGTGTCGCAGGCCGTGCAGAGCGGCAGCCTGGGGGCCGTCGCCCTCGTGACCTTCACGACCATCTACCGCGAGGGCTTCGAGACGGTGCTGTTCTACCAGGCGCTCGCGGTTGCGAGTGGTCCGGTCCTGGGGTACATGTACCTCGGCATCGCCCTCGCGGCTGTCGCGCTCGTGGCCGTGTTCGCGCTGATCTTCCGCCTGGGGCGGCGCCTGCCCACGCAGCGCCTCTTCCCGGTGCTGGTGACGGTCACCGCGCTCTTCGCCGTGGCGTTCGTCGGAAACGGGGTGCGCGCCTTTCAGGAGGCGGGCTGGCTGCCCGTTACCAACCTGTACGGGAAGGTGCCGACGCTCGACCCCAACGTCGCGGCCCTCACTGGCCTGCACCCCACCCTGGAAACGCTGGCGGCGCAACTGCTGCTGGTCCTGGTGTACGTCGTGGGGTTCGTCCTGTTCCGCTTGCGCGGGCAGCGCCGCCCGGAGCGGGAGGCGCACACGTGA
- a CDS encoding family 1 glycosylhydrolase translates to MNRFMFATGIENSDPTLQGGRVRVDQMRDCGHDEHYELDFDLALEIGVNALRYGAPLHRTFVGPGRYDWSFPDATFGALRRRNLTVIADLCHFGVPDWLGDFQNPDFPELFAQYAGAFAHRYPWIQLYTPVNEMYICALFSGKYGWWNEELTTDRGFVTALKHLVRANVLAMHAILGVRPDALFIQSESTEQFHARVPEVLAQEAFLNETRFLSLDLNYGRDVSARMLEYLLDNDLSHQEYTFFLKHQLKPHCVMGNDYYATNEHCVFPDGHLEASGDVFGYALITREYFERYRLPVMHTETNAPQGPRGREAVDWLTKVWANVLKIRNDGVPVMGFTWYSLTDQMDWDTGLRERNLRPYPVGLYDLERRVRPVGTAYRDLIRAWQGVLPTQSAALILPLALSATPAQGDRRSFHLE, encoded by the coding sequence ATGAACCGCTTCATGTTCGCGACGGGCATCGAGAACAGCGATCCGACACTTCAGGGCGGGCGCGTGCGAGTGGACCAGATGCGGGACTGCGGGCACGACGAACACTACGAGCTGGACTTCGACCTCGCCCTGGAGATCGGCGTCAACGCCCTGCGCTACGGTGCTCCCCTCCACCGAACATTCGTTGGTCCCGGGCGGTACGACTGGTCCTTCCCGGACGCGACCTTCGGGGCGCTCAGGCGGCGGAACCTCACGGTCATCGCGGACCTGTGCCACTTCGGGGTGCCGGACTGGCTCGGCGATTTCCAGAATCCGGACTTCCCGGAGCTGTTCGCGCAGTACGCGGGGGCGTTCGCGCACCGTTACCCCTGGATTCAGCTGTACACCCCGGTCAATGAGATGTACATCTGCGCCCTCTTCAGCGGAAAGTACGGCTGGTGGAACGAGGAGCTCACCACGGACCGGGGCTTTGTCACGGCCCTGAAGCATCTCGTGCGGGCTAACGTCCTGGCCATGCACGCGATCCTCGGCGTGCGTCCGGACGCCCTGTTCATCCAGAGCGAGTCCACCGAGCAGTTCCACGCCCGCGTGCCGGAGGTGCTGGCCCAGGAAGCTTTCCTCAACGAGACGCGGTTTCTGTCCCTGGACCTGAACTACGGGCGGGACGTGAGCGCGAGGATGCTCGAATACCTGCTGGACAATGACCTCTCCCACCAGGAGTACACGTTTTTCCTGAAGCATCAGCTCAAGCCGCACTGCGTGATGGGGAACGACTATTACGCGACGAACGAGCATTGCGTGTTCCCGGACGGGCATCTGGAAGCCTCCGGGGACGTGTTCGGGTATGCCCTCATCACCCGGGAGTACTTTGAGCGCTACCGGCTGCCGGTCATGCACACCGAGACGAACGCGCCCCAGGGACCTCGCGGAAGAGAGGCCGTCGACTGGCTGACCAAGGTCTGGGCCAATGTCCTGAAGATCCGGAATGACGGCGTGCCGGTGATGGGCTTCACGTGGTACTCGCTGACCGACCAGATGGATTGGGACACTGGGCTGCGGGAGCGAAACCTGCGCCCCTACCCGGTGGGGCTGTACGACCTGGAGCGGCGCGTGCGTCCGGTGGGCACGGCCTACCGTGATCTCATCCGGGCGTGGCAGGGCGTGCTGCCCACCCAGAGTGCCGCCCTCATCCTGCCGCTCGCGCTCTCCGCCACACCGGCGCAGGGGGACCGACGATCCTTCCATCTGGAGTGA
- a CDS encoding NAD(P)/FAD-dependent oxidoreductase, producing the protein MAHASAGLPSGTTTSHWARPMPTFPPLGGDLQTDTVVVGASIVGLTTAYLLAREGGHVVLLERDEIGSGETARTSAQLTASLDFRYFELASIHGEERTRLIAQSHSAAIDEIERIAREEDIGCDFLRVPGFLFAPPDQREDLLHEHELGAMQNAGLKVRLVKPPAGTRHLGPCVRLEDQGAFHPVPVDVADEG; encoded by the coding sequence ATGGCCCACGCTTCCGCTGGCTTGCCCTCCGGCACGACGACTTCCCACTGGGCGCGGCCCATGCCCACCTTCCCGCCGCTTGGCGGCGACCTCCAAACGGACACTGTGGTCGTGGGTGCCAGCATCGTCGGCCTCACCACGGCATACTTGCTCGCCCGGGAGGGAGGGCATGTGGTGCTGCTCGAACGGGACGAGATTGGGAGCGGTGAGACGGCCCGCACGTCCGCACAACTGACAGCCAGCCTGGATTTCCGGTACTTCGAGCTGGCCAGCATCCACGGCGAGGAAAGGACACGGCTGATCGCGCAGAGCCACTCAGCCGCCATCGACGAAATAGAGCGGATCGCCCGTGAAGAGGACATCGGGTGTGACTTCCTCCGGGTGCCGGGTTTCCTATTCGCGCCACCCGATCAGCGTGAGGACCTCCTGCACGAACACGAACTGGGGGCCATGCAGAACGCCGGTCTGAAGGTGCGACTGGTGAAGCCGCCTGCCGGGACGAGGCATCTGGGACCCTGCGTGCGACTGGAAGACCAGGGCGCTTTTCACCCCGTCCCTGTCGATGTGGCAGACGAGGGTTGA